In Kitasatospora sp. NBC_00240, the following are encoded in one genomic region:
- a CDS encoding PfaD family polyunsaturated fatty acid/polyketide biosynthesis protein yields MDTMARRLGSESFRRDFGVDYAYLSGSMYRGIASKELVIAMGRGGFMGFLGAAGLSPDRVRGDIARIRRDLPPGRPFGVNLLCNLQDPARETANVELLLGEDVRFVEASAFVKVTPALVLYHLRGLRRASDGSVVRGHRILAKVSRPEVAREFMRPAPAETVAQLLAAGRVTAEQAELARGVPVAQDLCIEADSGGHTDRGVPTVLLPSMQGLRRDLTREHGYTEAIRLGAAGGIGTPQAVAAAFTMGADFVMTGSINQCTVEAGITDAVKDRLQDIDVQDTGYCPAGDMFEIGALVQVLRKGVLFPARANKLFSLYRTYDSWDAIPEGTRRQIQDTYFKRSVDEVWRETREHLERTGRVAEIGRAERSPKRKMALIFRWYYGYTSRLSFTDPDRDPANLQVHTGPALGSFNQWVKGTPQESWRNRRVDRMAAGLMREAAGILAERLQALV; encoded by the coding sequence ATGGACACGATGGCACGAAGGCTCGGGAGCGAGTCCTTCCGCAGGGACTTCGGCGTCGACTACGCGTATCTGTCGGGGTCGATGTACCGGGGCATCGCCTCGAAGGAGCTGGTGATCGCCATGGGCCGCGGCGGCTTCATGGGGTTCCTCGGCGCGGCGGGCCTGAGCCCGGACCGGGTGCGGGGCGACATCGCCCGGATCCGCCGGGACCTGCCGCCCGGCCGGCCGTTCGGTGTCAACCTGCTCTGCAACCTCCAGGACCCGGCGCGGGAGACGGCCAACGTCGAGCTGCTGCTCGGCGAGGACGTGCGCTTCGTGGAGGCCTCGGCCTTCGTCAAGGTGACGCCGGCGCTGGTGCTGTACCACCTGCGCGGGCTGCGCCGGGCGTCCGACGGCAGCGTCGTGCGCGGCCACCGGATCCTGGCGAAGGTCTCCCGGCCCGAGGTGGCAAGGGAGTTCATGCGGCCCGCGCCCGCGGAGACGGTGGCGCAGCTGCTGGCGGCGGGCCGGGTCACCGCCGAGCAGGCCGAGCTGGCCCGGGGCGTCCCGGTGGCCCAGGACCTCTGCATCGAGGCGGACTCGGGCGGCCACACCGACCGTGGCGTGCCCACCGTGCTGCTGCCGTCGATGCAGGGCCTGCGCCGTGACCTGACGCGGGAACACGGCTACACCGAGGCGATCCGGCTCGGGGCGGCGGGCGGGATCGGCACCCCGCAGGCGGTCGCCGCGGCCTTCACGATGGGCGCGGACTTCGTGATGACCGGGTCGATCAACCAGTGCACGGTGGAGGCCGGGATCACCGACGCCGTGAAGGACCGGTTGCAGGACATCGACGTCCAGGACACCGGCTACTGCCCGGCCGGTGACATGTTCGAGATCGGCGCGCTGGTCCAGGTGTTGAGGAAGGGGGTGCTCTTTCCGGCCCGGGCCAACAAGCTCTTCTCGCTGTACAGGACCTACGACTCCTGGGACGCGATTCCGGAGGGCACCCGGCGGCAGATCCAGGACACGTACTTCAAGCGGAGCGTGGACGAGGTCTGGCGGGAGACCAGGGAGCACCTGGAGCGGACCGGCCGGGTGGCGGAGATCGGGCGGGCCGAGCGGAGCCCGAAGCGGAAGATGGCGCTGATCTTCCGCTGGTACTACGGCTACACCAGCCGGCTCTCCTTCACCGACCCGGATCGTGATCCGGCGAACCTGCAGGTGCACACCGGCCCGGCGCTCGGCTCCTTCAACCAGTGGGTGAAGGGGACGCCGCAGGAGAGTTGGCGCAACCGGCGGGTGGACCGGATGGCGGCCGGGCTCATGCGGGAGGCGGCCGGGATTCTCGCGGAGCGCCTGCAGGCCCTGGTCTGA
- the fabD gene encoding ACP S-malonyltransferase translates to MRTYVFPGQGSQRKGMGGALFDEFEDLTRAADSILGYSVKALCLEDPEGLLKQTEYTQPALYVVNALSYYRKLRETGQLPDFVAGHSLGEFNALLAAECFDFETGLRLVQKRGELMAQATGGAMAAVLNATDKEIRTVLEQNGLTSVDLANYNTPSQIVISGLAEDIKAAQAHFQSGNHLFVALNTSGAFHSRYMEPARAEFAAFIAGIPFSELRIPVISNVTGRPYENESVKDNLARQIVSSVRWTDTVEHLLGHEGMEIEEIGHGDVLTKLVRKIRREIPNPARHSAPAPVKPLPAAVKPRPAADLVRQWNAVHPVGTLVKSTTGDYGDLRTATEATVLFGHRPAVYMDGYRGYFDLTEIEPVH, encoded by the coding sequence ATGCGGACGTACGTCTTCCCCGGCCAGGGATCGCAGCGGAAGGGAATGGGCGGTGCGCTGTTCGACGAGTTCGAGGACCTCACCAGGGCCGCCGACTCGATCCTGGGCTACTCGGTCAAGGCCCTCTGCCTGGAGGACCCCGAAGGCCTGCTCAAGCAGACCGAGTACACCCAGCCCGCGCTCTACGTGGTCAACGCCCTCTCCTACTACCGCAAGCTCCGGGAGACCGGCCAGCTGCCGGACTTCGTGGCCGGTCACAGCCTCGGCGAGTTCAACGCGCTGCTGGCCGCCGAATGCTTCGACTTCGAGACCGGCCTACGGCTGGTGCAGAAGCGCGGCGAGCTGATGGCCCAGGCCACCGGCGGTGCCATGGCGGCCGTGCTGAACGCCACGGACAAGGAGATCAGAACCGTCCTGGAGCAGAACGGCCTCACCTCCGTCGACCTGGCGAACTACAACACGCCGTCCCAGATAGTGATTTCGGGCCTGGCCGAGGACATCAAGGCCGCCCAGGCGCACTTCCAGAGCGGCAATCACCTCTTCGTCGCCCTGAACACCAGCGGTGCCTTCCACTCCCGCTACATGGAGCCGGCCCGGGCCGAATTCGCCGCATTCATCGCCGGGATCCCCTTCTCCGAGCTCCGGATTCCGGTGATCTCCAACGTCACCGGAAGGCCGTACGAGAACGAGTCCGTCAAGGACAACCTGGCGCGGCAGATCGTCAGTTCGGTGCGCTGGACCGACACCGTGGAACACCTCCTCGGCCACGAGGGAATGGAGATCGAGGAGATCGGTCACGGCGACGTCCTCACCAAGCTGGTGCGGAAGATCCGCCGCGAGATCCCGAACCCGGCCCGGCATTCGGCGCCCGCCCCCGTGAAGCCGCTCCCCGCCGCCGTGAAGCCGCGCCCGGCGGCGGACCTGGTCCGGCAGTGGAACGCGGTGCACCCGGTCGGGACCCTCGTGAAGTCCACCACCGGCGACTACGGGGACCTCCGTACCGCCACCGAGGCGACCGTCCTCTTCGGTCACCGGCCCGCCGTCTACATGGACGGCTACCGGGGCTACTTCGACCTCACCGAGATCGAGCCCGTCCACTAG